The proteins below are encoded in one region of Serratia symbiotica:
- the pilM gene encoding type IV pilus biogenesis protein PilM translates to MKTALFLAATLLMAASILLSIVSDMQQSPLAVVKQQQQSSQFLHYVEALDNALCAAMPTNGDVSDRVTLPAWLPQSSGIALRISGDIAYAFRPAVPGLFSQLLQDTENSTHFGLSDPTGITTPTGWQPRPAFIPVGYVVYLRENRC, encoded by the coding sequence ATGAAAACCGCTCTATTCCTTGCCGCCACCTTACTGATGGCGGCCAGCATTCTGTTGTCCATCGTCAGTGACATGCAGCAATCTCCCCTGGCTGTGGTAAAGCAGCAGCAACAGTCCAGCCAGTTTCTTCACTACGTTGAAGCGCTTGATAACGCCCTGTGCGCCGCTATGCCCACAAATGGAGATGTGTCAGACCGCGTCACATTGCCGGCCTGGCTTCCACAAAGCAGCGGCATAGCGCTCCGCATCAGCGGCGACATCGCTTATGCGTTCAGGCCAGCAGTCCCCGGGTTGTTTTCGCAACTGTTGCAGGACACGGAAAACAGCACGCACTTCGGCTTGTCCGACCCCACGGGGATTACTACGCCAACAGGTTGGCAGCCCCGGCCCGCCTTTATTCCGGTTGGATACGTGGTCTATTTGAGGGAAAACCGATGTTGA
- a CDS encoding prepilin peptidase → MLTVVSLIIFSLMLAYATPTLYERARQSAAQSHRTTDGWENPIRIRSCLAILLLGGGMLSVALVSSNPVFTLFVLLLGSAAYIDGVTQWVPDMLIFALSWVALSAVLPGKDPLPPLAGAAVMLLPALTLNLVTAWRSQPPALAAGDLYVLPAVGAWLTPEWAAACLGGSLVLAAIAGKFARSVPFIPILYSVFMVVSLCGTG, encoded by the coding sequence ATGTTGACCGTAGTAAGTCTGATTATTTTCTCCCTGATGCTGGCCTATGCCACGCCAACGCTGTATGAACGCGCCCGACAGTCAGCTGCGCAGTCGCACCGGACCACTGATGGCTGGGAGAACCCGATCCGCATCCGTTCCTGTCTCGCCATTCTGCTGCTGGGCGGCGGTATGCTGTCCGTCGCTCTGGTGTCCAGTAACCCGGTGTTTACGCTGTTTGTCCTGCTGCTGGGCAGCGCTGCCTACATTGATGGTGTTACGCAGTGGGTACCGGACATGTTGATCTTCGCCCTGTCCTGGGTGGCGCTCAGCGCCGTGTTGCCCGGGAAAGATCCCCTGCCGCCATTGGCCGGTGCGGCGGTGATGCTGCTTCCGGCCTTGACGTTGAATCTGGTTACCGCGTGGCGGTCACAGCCGCCGGCGCTGGCGGCGGGTGACCTTTATGTGCTGCCCGCCGTGGGAGCCTGGCTGACACCAGAATGGGCGGCGGCCTGTTTGGGGGGGAGCCTTGTGTTGGCCGCGATAGCCGGGAAGTTCGCGCGCAGCGTGCCATTTATTCCCATTCTTTATTCCGTTTTCATGGTGGTTTCATTATGTGGTACCGGGTGA
- a CDS encoding lytic transglycosylase domain-containing protein, with amino-acid sequence MWYRVIGVLLLLVAMSGMLRAATLTPDIARCFQDAGLKFRVDWRLLLAIAEVESGLDPRVIGLNKKNGQVRSEDIGLMQINSAWLPSLKPLGITRAVLLNNPCQNIHVGAWILARNIEQNGVNWTSVGAYNAGFRNTNAPFRMRYARKVYDRYLRLTSTRDR; translated from the coding sequence ATGTGGTACCGGGTGATTGGCGTCTTGCTGCTGTTGGTAGCCATGTCAGGCATGCTTCGGGCGGCGACGCTTACGCCGGACATCGCTCGATGCTTCCAGGATGCCGGGCTGAAATTCCGCGTGGACTGGCGGTTGCTGCTGGCTATTGCTGAAGTGGAAAGTGGCCTGGATCCCCGCGTCATCGGGCTGAATAAAAAAAACGGCCAGGTGCGTAGCGAAGACATTGGACTGATGCAGATAAATTCCGCCTGGTTGCCCTCGCTGAAGCCCCTGGGGATCACCCGCGCGGTGTTACTGAACAATCCCTGCCAGAACATCCACGTAGGTGCCTGGATACTGGCGAGGAATATTGAACAGAATGGCGTGAACTGGACGTCAGTGGGGGCCTATAACGCCGGATTCAGAAATACCAATGCCCCTTTCCGAATGAGGTACGCCCGTAAGGTCTACGACCGTTATCTCAGACTGACCAGCACAAGAGATCGTTGA
- a CDS encoding response regulator, producing MEWLNILTVEDGTPLAHGIYPPKRRLSANLAGTLKQARMMADQLNPNLILLDNFLPDGQGIELLRELTLSGYYDGIVFITAAYDIATVSEALRYGVFDYLIRPLAYDRLSHTLQQLSQRRRVLKDKARFNQQHIDELFNTYARGGRQAVLPAVINELTLVKICTLFEEPMAYHTAESGAQKLGLSCTTACRYLEFYTTTQ from the coding sequence ATGGAATGGCTAAATATCCTTACCGTCGAAGATGGAACGCCACTAGCACACGGAATTTATCCGCCAAAACGGCGGCTGTCGGCAAATCTGGCTGGCACCTTGAAGCAGGCACGTATGATGGCCGACCAACTCAACCCAAACCTGATCCTGTTGGATAACTTTCTGCCCGATGGTCAAGGCATTGAGCTGCTGCGTGAGCTGACCCTGAGTGGTTACTACGATGGCATCGTGTTTATCACTGCTGCCTACGATATAGCCACGGTGAGCGAGGCACTGCGCTACGGCGTGTTCGACTACCTAATTAGACCATTGGCCTATGACCGACTGAGCCACACCCTGCAACAGCTTAGCCAACGGCGTCGGGTGCTAAAGGACAAAGCACGCTTTAACCAGCAGCACATTGACGAATTATTCAACACCTATGCACGCGGTGGCCGGCAGGCGGTGCTACCCGCTGTCATCAATGAGCTGACGCTAGTGAAAATTTGCACCCTGTTCGAAGAGCCGATGGCCTACCACACCGCTGAAAGTGGTGCGCAGAAACTGGGGTTAAGCTGTACCACTGCCTGCCGTTATCTTGAATTTTACACCACCACCCAATAG
- the citX gene encoding citrate lyase holo-[acyl-carrier protein] synthase: protein MLAVDPPLAVNRPVSLPALLISRECRQARQQARHQCILLVLTLVVPGSVKDNALTRRIFNLGWQALCQRLSEQGWPCLQAAILALPTGCEGYLALQADAWRVKDCAIQLEMRQPIGRLWDIDVLTREGRILSRRNRGLPERRCLLCRQPAKVCARQRRHASPQLLNEMERIINNAISTG from the coding sequence ATGCTCGCCGTCGATCCCCCATTGGCCGTTAATCGCCCGGTCAGCCTGCCGGCGTTGCTGATCAGCCGCGAATGCCGCCAGGCTCGTCAGCAGGCGCGGCACCAGTGCATATTGCTGGTGCTGACGCTGGTGGTGCCGGGGTCGGTGAAGGACAACGCGTTAACGCGCCGCATCTTTAACCTTGGTTGGCAGGCGCTGTGTCAACGGCTATCTGAACAGGGTTGGCCCTGCCTGCAAGCCGCAATACTGGCGTTGCCTACCGGTTGTGAAGGCTATCTAGCACTACAGGCGGACGCGTGGCGAGTGAAAGATTGCGCCATACAGTTGGAAATGCGCCAGCCGATTGGCCGACTGTGGGATATCGATGTGCTCACCCGGGAGGGGCGCATTCTGTCACGGCGTAATAGGGGTCTGCCAGAGCGCCGCTGCCTGCTGTGCCGCCAGCCAGCAAAGGTCTGCGCCCGTCAGCGACGCCATGCTAGCCCACAGTTGCTAAATGAAATGGAAAGGATAATCAATAATGCGATCTCAACCGGATGA
- the citG gene encoding triphosphoribosyl-dephospho-CoA synthase CitG: MRSQPDDSPVHISQEACNFARTAYRALLVEVNLTPKPGLVDRHNTGAHHDMELSHFYRSARAIGVWLPRFIKRGYEDAALPATQQLARLRPLGMACENHMFCATGGINTHKGSIFSLGLLCAAFGRLQRQQRALNAEALCAETAAMCQGLVERELRHTKGWQTVAQRLFAAHKLSGARGAAESGFRLVVGGALPLYRQRLMAGYDQQAALIDSLLWLMAHNDDTNVASRGGINGVHWLRRCAAELLARGGTTGDLGLQRLYRFDGECIARNLSPGGSADLLIVTWLLAQLPGN, translated from the coding sequence ATGCGATCTCAACCGGATGATTCGCCTGTGCACATTTCGCAGGAAGCCTGCAATTTTGCCCGCACCGCCTACCGTGCTCTGTTGGTAGAAGTCAACCTCACACCTAAACCAGGGTTGGTGGATCGTCATAACACTGGCGCGCATCACGACATGGAGCTAAGCCATTTTTACCGCAGCGCCCGCGCCATCGGCGTGTGGCTACCGCGCTTTATCAAGCGGGGGTATGAAGATGCCGCATTGCCCGCCACGCAGCAGTTGGCGCGGCTGCGGCCGCTGGGCATGGCCTGTGAAAACCACATGTTCTGCGCTACAGGCGGTATCAATACCCATAAAGGCAGCATATTTTCTCTTGGCCTACTGTGTGCCGCTTTTGGTCGCTTGCAGCGGCAGCAGCGTGCGCTGAACGCCGAGGCGTTGTGTGCAGAGACGGCGGCGATGTGTCAAGGGTTGGTGGAACGGGAGCTACGGCACACCAAAGGCTGGCAGACAGTTGCTCAGCGGTTGTTTGCCGCACACAAGCTGAGCGGTGCGCGCGGCGCGGCGGAGTCTGGCTTTCGGCTGGTAGTTGGTGGTGCTTTGCCGCTGTATCGGCAGCGCCTTATGGCGGGATATGACCAACAAGCGGCGCTAATAGACAGTCTACTGTGGCTGATGGCTCACAATGATGACACTAATGTCGCTTCACGTGGCGGTATAAACGGCGTGCACTGGCTGCGGCGGTGCGCCGCCGAGTTATTGGCGCGGGGCGGAACGACGGGAGATCTGGGGCTACAGCGTCTGTATCGCTTCGACGGCGAATGCATCGCCCGCAACCTTAGTCCTGGCGGCAGCGCCGACCTGTTGATAGTCACTTGGCTGCTGGCGCAATTACCGGGTAATTAA
- a CDS encoding anion permease → MSQTQEKIWKAIAPLAVLAILLLIPVPDGMPPQAWRYFAIFVAMIVGMILEPIPATAISFIAVTTSVLSANWVLFSAQDLAEPGFKADKEALKWGLAGFSSTTVWLVFGAFIFALGYEATGLGRRIALFMVKFMGKRTLTLGYAVVIIDILLAPFTPSNTARTGGTVFPVVKNLPPLFDSFPNDPSSRRIGGYLMWMMVVGTSISSSMFVTGAAPNVLGVEFVGEIAGVNISWMQWFLAFLPVGLMLLIIAPLISYYLYKPGVTHSSEVASWVNNALDEMGKLTRKEYTLIGLVLLSLSLWVFGSKMLNATAVCLLAVSLMLALQVVSWKDITKYSSAWNTLVNLATLVVMANGLTRSGFIDWFARTMSTHLDGFSPNMAVIALVLVFYFAHYLFASLSAHTATLLPVILAVGKGLPGVPLEQLSMLLVLSIGIMGVLTPYATGPGVIIYGCGYVKSKDYWRLGGILGVVYIAALLLIGWPIMSLWY, encoded by the coding sequence ATGTCTCAAACTCAGGAAAAAATCTGGAAAGCGATAGCACCGTTGGCAGTGCTTGCGATCCTGTTATTGATACCGGTGCCTGATGGCATGCCGCCACAAGCCTGGCGTTACTTCGCCATCTTTGTGGCGATGATCGTCGGCATGATTCTGGAGCCGATCCCAGCCACCGCTATCAGCTTTATCGCGGTAACCACCAGTGTATTGAGTGCCAATTGGGTGTTGTTCAGCGCGCAGGATCTGGCTGAACCGGGTTTTAAAGCCGACAAAGAAGCGCTTAAATGGGGGCTGGCGGGCTTCTCCAGCACCACCGTATGGCTGGTATTCGGTGCCTTCATCTTCGCGCTAGGATATGAGGCCACCGGGCTAGGGCGGCGCATCGCGTTGTTCATGGTGAAGTTTATGGGGAAGCGCACTCTGACGTTAGGCTATGCGGTGGTGATCATCGATATCCTGTTGGCTCCGTTCACCCCGTCCAACACTGCGCGTACCGGTGGCACGGTGTTCCCGGTAGTGAAAAACCTGCCGCCGTTGTTTGATTCATTCCCCAATGATCCCTCATCACGTCGCATCGGCGGCTACCTGATGTGGATGATGGTGGTGGGTACTAGCATCAGTTCCTCAATGTTTGTCACCGGTGCCGCACCCAACGTGCTGGGCGTGGAGTTTGTCGGCGAAATCGCTGGGGTGAACATCAGTTGGATGCAGTGGTTCCTGGCATTCCTTCCGGTCGGTCTGATGTTATTGATTATTGCGCCGCTCATTTCCTATTACCTTTACAAGCCGGGTGTGACCCACAGTAGTGAGGTAGCCTCCTGGGTTAACAACGCACTGGATGAAATGGGCAAACTGACCCGCAAGGAATACACCCTGATCGGCCTAGTATTACTGAGCTTGAGCCTGTGGGTGTTCGGCAGCAAGATGTTGAATGCCACTGCGGTTTGCCTATTGGCGGTATCACTGATGCTGGCGTTGCAGGTGGTGTCGTGGAAGGATATCACCAAATATTCCAGCGCCTGGAACACACTGGTTAACCTGGCAACCTTGGTGGTGATGGCCAATGGTCTGACGCGTTCCGGATTTATCGACTGGTTCGCCCGGACGATGAGCACGCATTTGGACGGCTTTTCACCCAATATGGCGGTGATAGCGCTGGTGCTGGTTTTTTACTTCGCCCACTACTTATTCGCCAGTCTGTCGGCACATACCGCCACCCTGCTACCGGTGATCCTTGCGGTGGGCAAAGGGCTGCCGGGCGTGCCGCTGGAACAGCTCTCGATGCTGTTGGTGCTCTCGATCGGTATCATGGGGGTTCTGACACCTTATGCCACCGGCCCTGGGGTAATCATCTATGGCTGTGGTTATGTGAAATCAAAGGATTACTGGCGGTTGGGCGGCATTTTGGGGGTGGTTTACATCGCGGCGCTATTGTTGATTGGCTGGCCGATCATGAGCCTGTGGTACTGA
- a CDS encoding 4'-phosphopantetheinyl transferase family protein encodes MNTPLSTFIRDIEFLTLENYPGRVARCHFSLADYRDDCFHEIGIIIPEHLVHAVPKRRAEYLAGRCLAQRLLAPLGFTDFILLPGEDRAPQWPPGIAGALSHNAHIALCAVHGEPGQGGVGLDVETLMSSVSVQELWSNIVGVEECDRLRCQPQAFNLLLTLTFSAKESLFKALYPQVRRYFDFLDACIMAIDEQKRTFELKLLKTLSQQYPAGYRFFGRYWVEGDDITTFIYC; translated from the coding sequence ATGAATACTCCGTTGTCTACTTTTATTCGCGATATCGAATTTCTGACCCTTGAGAATTATCCAGGGCGGGTTGCCCGTTGCCATTTCTCTTTGGCGGACTATCGGGATGATTGTTTCCACGAAATAGGCATCATTATCCCGGAGCATTTGGTGCACGCGGTGCCGAAGCGGCGGGCAGAATATTTGGCTGGGCGTTGTCTGGCCCAGCGACTGCTGGCCCCGCTGGGCTTCACCGACTTTATTCTGCTACCGGGGGAAGATCGCGCACCGCAGTGGCCACCAGGTATCGCTGGCGCACTGAGCCATAATGCACATATCGCGTTGTGCGCTGTGCATGGGGAACCCGGACAGGGCGGTGTTGGGCTGGATGTAGAGACGCTGATGTCCAGTGTGAGTGTGCAAGAGCTGTGGAGTAATATCGTTGGTGTGGAGGAGTGCGACAGGCTGCGTTGCCAGCCACAGGCATTTAACCTATTACTGACGCTGACGTTCTCTGCCAAAGAGAGCCTGTTCAAGGCGCTGTATCCACAAGTGCGGCGCTATTTTGATTTTCTGGACGCATGCATAATGGCAATTGATGAACAAAAACGGACATTTGAATTAAAACTGCTAAAGACACTTTCCCAACAGTACCCTGCTGGCTACCGATTTTTTGGCCGCTATTGGGTCGAAGGTGACGATATAACGACGTTTATTTACTGTTGA
- the wrbA gene encoding NAD(P)H:quinone oxidoreductase has product MAKILVLYYSMYGHIETLAHAVAEGARRVDGVDVTVKRVPETIPEGAFVKAGGKSDQQAPIATPQELAAYDGIIFGTPTRFGNMAGQMRTFLDQTGGLWASGALYGKVGSVFSSSGTGGGQEQTITSTWITLAHHGFIIVPIGYATPELLDTSHVRGGTPYGATTMAGNDGSRSPSPEELTIARYQGEHVAKITAKLKS; this is encoded by the coding sequence ATGGCGAAAATATTGGTTCTTTATTACTCAATGTACGGGCACATTGAAACACTGGCACACGCAGTAGCAGAAGGGGCGCGCAGGGTAGACGGCGTGGATGTCACCGTAAAACGGGTGCCGGAAACCATCCCGGAGGGGGCTTTTGTCAAGGCTGGTGGAAAGAGCGACCAGCAGGCACCAATCGCCACCCCGCAGGAGTTGGCCGCTTATGATGGCATTATTTTCGGCACGCCAACACGTTTCGGTAATATGGCTGGCCAAATGCGCACTTTCCTTGATCAAACCGGTGGGCTATGGGCCTCCGGCGCGTTGTACGGCAAAGTAGGCAGCGTGTTCTCCTCCTCCGGTACCGGTGGTGGGCAGGAACAGACCATCACCTCCACTTGGATCACGCTGGCTCATCACGGCTTTATTATTGTTCCTATCGGCTACGCCACACCGGAGTTGCTTGACACCTCACATGTCCGTGGCGGCACTCCTTACGGTGCCACCACCATGGCTGGTAATGATGGCTCCCGTTCCCCAAGCCCTGAGGAACTGACCATCGCCCGTTATCAGGGCGAGCATGTGGCGAAAATCACTGCCAAACTGAAAAGTTAA
- the cycA gene encoding D-serine/D-alanine/glycine transporter: MVDHSEITTDVTPASKEHLRRNLTNRHIQLISIGGAIGTGLFMGSGKTISLAGPSIIIVYMIIGFMLFFVMRAMGELLLSNLEYKSFSDFAADLIGPWAGFFTGWTYWFCWVVTGIADVVAITAYAQFWFPELSQWIASLLCILLLLVLNLVTVKVFGETEFWFAMIKIVAIISLIVIGLVMIVMQFQSPSGTVASLSHLWNNGGLFPKGISGFFAGFQIAVFAFVGIELVGTTAAETKDPEKVLPRAINAIPLRIIMFYVFALMVIMSVTPWNSVVADKSPFVELFVLIGLPAAASIINFVVLTSAASSANSGVFSTSRILFGLAQEGDAPKSFANLSKRAVPANGLIFSCLCLLCGSVLIFLIPNVMMVFTLVTTVSAILFMFVWSIILCSYLVYRKQHPALHQKSIYKMPAGRLMCWICMAFFAFVLVLLALREDTRQALIATPLWFMVLGLSYMLLRNKKAT, translated from the coding sequence ATGGTAGATCACTCTGAAATAACCACCGACGTTACGCCCGCGTCAAAAGAACATCTACGACGAAACTTAACCAATCGGCATATTCAACTGATCTCCATTGGCGGCGCGATCGGTACAGGTCTGTTTATGGGTTCCGGTAAAACCATCAGCCTGGCTGGCCCTTCCATCATCATCGTGTACATGATCATTGGTTTTATGCTGTTCTTCGTGATGCGTGCCATGGGCGAACTGTTGCTGTCCAATCTGGAGTATAAGTCGTTCAGTGATTTTGCCGCAGATCTGATCGGCCCATGGGCCGGTTTCTTTACCGGCTGGACTTACTGGTTCTGTTGGGTGGTTACCGGCATCGCCGACGTGGTAGCGATCACTGCCTACGCTCAGTTCTGGTTCCCCGAATTGTCGCAGTGGATCGCCTCACTGCTGTGCATACTGCTGCTGCTTGTCCTGAACCTGGTGACGGTGAAGGTGTTCGGTGAAACGGAGTTCTGGTTCGCGATGATAAAAATCGTCGCCATCATCAGCCTTATCGTCATTGGGCTGGTGATGATCGTCATGCAGTTCCAGTCTCCGTCTGGTACCGTTGCCTCACTTTCACACCTGTGGAATAACGGTGGATTGTTTCCGAAAGGCATCAGCGGCTTCTTCGCTGGCTTCCAGATTGCGGTATTCGCCTTCGTCGGTATTGAATTGGTGGGTACCACCGCAGCGGAAACCAAAGACCCAGAAAAAGTGCTGCCGCGCGCCATCAACGCCATTCCACTGCGCATCATTATGTTCTATGTGTTCGCGCTGATGGTGATCATGTCGGTCACGCCTTGGAACTCGGTTGTTGCAGACAAAAGCCCATTCGTTGAGTTATTCGTCCTGATCGGCCTACCAGCAGCGGCCAGCATTATCAACTTCGTGGTGCTGACCTCAGCCGCTTCTTCTGCCAACAGTGGGGTGTTTTCTACCAGTCGCATACTGTTCGGCTTGGCACAGGAAGGCGATGCGCCAAAATCGTTCGCCAACCTGTCTAAACGCGCGGTACCAGCCAACGGTCTGATCTTCTCATGCCTTTGCTTGTTGTGTGGCTCAGTGCTGATTTTCCTGATCCCAAACGTGATGATGGTGTTTACCTTGGTCACCACGGTTTCGGCGATCTTGTTCATGTTCGTCTGGAGTATCATCCTATGTTCGTACCTGGTTTATCGCAAACAGCACCCCGCGTTACACCAGAAATCAATCTATAAGATGCCGGCAGGCAGGCTAATGTGCTGGATTTGTATGGCGTTCTTTGCCTTTGTGCTGGTGCTGCTAGCGCTGCGTGAAGATACCCGCCAAGCTCTGATCGCCACGCCGCTGTGGTTTATGGTACTCGGCCTTTCCTACATGCTGCTGCGCAACAAGAAGGCCACTTAA
- a CDS encoding NAD-dependent succinate-semialdehyde dehydrogenase, producing MSTHFSATLKDAALFREANYINGQWLSIKNGQSIEIHNPATGEQIGQVPNFGAKETIRAIAAAKKAQPAWRALTAKERASKLRRLFELMMENLDDLARIMTAEQGKPLAESRSEIAYAASFIEWFAEEGKRVYGDTIAQDQPGQRIIVQKEPIGVFAAITPWNFPAAMITRKAGPGWAAGCTGVIRPASQTPFSALAIAVLAERAGLPAGVCNVITGSSKAIGGELTANPDVRKFSFTGSTEVGAQLLAQCAPTIKKTSMELGGNAPFIVFDDADLDAAVTGAIAAKYRNASQTCVCTNRFLVQEHVYDAFATKLKNAVEKLKVGNGLDDGVSIGPLINQAAVDKVSEHIADAVAHGASVLLGGQPHTLGHYFYTPTILTNVPREAKIFREETFGPVAPLIRFSSEAEAIELANDTPFGLASYFYSRDIGRVMRVAEALEYGIVGINAGLISTEVAPFGGIKHSGLGREGSKYGIEDYLEIKYLCLGGLST from the coding sequence ATGAGCACTCACTTCTCCGCAACTCTCAAGGATGCTGCACTGTTCCGCGAGGCAAACTACATCAATGGGCAATGGTTATCCATCAAAAACGGCCAGTCGATCGAGATCCACAACCCTGCCACCGGCGAACAAATCGGCCAAGTGCCCAATTTCGGTGCCAAAGAAACCATACGGGCGATCGCCGCCGCTAAAAAAGCGCAACCTGCCTGGCGAGCCTTGACAGCCAAAGAGCGCGCCAGCAAGCTGCGCCGCCTGTTTGAACTGATGATGGAAAACCTGGACGATTTGGCGCGCATCATGACCGCTGAACAGGGTAAACCGCTGGCTGAAAGCCGTAGCGAAATAGCCTATGCAGCATCCTTTATCGAATGGTTCGCCGAAGAAGGCAAGCGGGTGTATGGCGACACCATTGCGCAAGACCAGCCGGGACAACGCATTATCGTGCAAAAGGAACCGATTGGCGTGTTCGCCGCCATCACCCCATGGAACTTCCCGGCGGCGATGATTACCCGTAAAGCTGGCCCCGGCTGGGCAGCAGGCTGCACTGGCGTGATCCGCCCCGCGAGCCAGACGCCATTCTCAGCGTTAGCGATCGCCGTGCTGGCGGAGCGCGCCGGGTTACCAGCCGGGGTGTGCAATGTGATCACCGGTTCCAGCAAAGCCATCGGCGGTGAACTGACTGCCAACCCGGACGTACGCAAATTTTCCTTCACCGGCAGTACTGAAGTCGGCGCGCAGTTGCTGGCGCAGTGTGCACCAACCATCAAAAAAACCAGTATGGAACTGGGCGGCAATGCGCCGTTTATTGTATTCGATGATGCCGATCTGGACGCAGCGGTGACCGGCGCAATAGCGGCAAAATACCGTAATGCTAGCCAAACCTGCGTCTGCACCAACCGTTTTCTAGTTCAGGAACATGTGTACGATGCATTCGCCACCAAGCTAAAAAACGCCGTGGAAAAACTAAAAGTCGGTAATGGCCTGGACGATGGTGTGAGCATCGGCCCGCTGATTAACCAAGCGGCAGTGGATAAAGTCAGCGAACATATCGCCGATGCCGTTGCACATGGTGCTTCGGTACTGCTGGGCGGTCAGCCCCACACGCTGGGTCATTATTTCTATACCCCCACCATTTTGACCAATGTGCCGCGCGAAGCCAAAATCTTCCGCGAAGAAACTTTTGGCCCGGTGGCACCTTTGATCCGATTTAGCAGCGAAGCCGAAGCCATCGAATTAGCCAACGATACGCCGTTTGGCCTGGCGTCTTACTTCTATAGCCGCGATATTGGGCGGGTAATGCGCGTGGCTGAAGCACTGGAGTACGGCATCGTCGGCATCAATGCGGGGTTGATATCCACGGAGGTAGCCCCGTTCGGCGGTATCAAGCATTCAGGTCTGGGCCGGGAAGGCTCTAAGTATGGCATTGAGGACTACCTTGAGATTAAGTATCTGTGCCTCGGCGGCCTGAGCACCTGA